The Salegentibacter mishustinae genomic interval AAAATCAAAAAAGCGGCAACCTTTAACCAGGGATTTGCCACAACCGAATTTTTAGCTTCGGCTTTGATGGATATGAAATACCATACCACAGATCCTGATAAAATTGAACCAAGAAAGTTTGAAAAAGAAACGCTGGACGAATTAGGGATGCCCGATGAAATTGTGATGCGTCACCGTTCCCCACATTTTGGACACGTATTTTCCGGGGAAGGTTATGCTACCGGATATTACGGCTATCTATGGGCAGATGTTTTAACTTCTGATGCTGCAGAAGCTTTTGCTGAAGCTCCAGGCGGATTTTATGATGCCAACCTTGCAGAAAAGTTGGTTAAATATCTTTTTGCGCCAAGAAATGCTATGGATCCTGCTGAAGCTTACCGAAAGTTTAGAGGTAGGGATGCTAAGATTGACGCATTAATGCGTGATCGTGGCTTCCCGGTTCCTGAAGATGCAGAAGAATAGATTTTATTAAATAATTCAACAAAAAAAGCCATCAGTTATTCGCTGATGGCTTTTTATATTACTTAAAAAGTTCTGCTTAGAACATCTCTCTACCTGAAAAATGGAAAGCAGCTTCAATCTGTGCGTTTTCGTCGCTATCACTACCGTGTACAGCATTTTCACCAACAGATTTTGCGTATTTTTTTCTTATAGTTCCTTCAGCAGCATCTTCTGGATTTGTTGCTCCAATTAAAGCTCTAAAATCTTCTACGGCATTTTCTTTTTCTAACACAGCCGATACGATTGGCCCACGAGTCATAAACTCTACCAACTCCCCAAAGAAAGGACGTTCCTTGTGTACTGCGTAAAATTCTTCAGCATCAGCGGTAGTCATTTGAGTCATTTTCAAAGCTACAATTCTAAATCCTGAAGTAGTAATTTGTTCTAATATCGCACCTACATTCCCGGCTTCAACTGCATCGGGCTTTATCATGGTGAATGTTCTTTTTCCTGCCATTATATGGTTTTTAAAATTTTGGCAAAAATAAATAAATAAGCTGCATTTACAAGTTCCTTTTGGTTTTATATCAATTTAGCTTTCAGGCAGCTGCATTATTCAAGCTCTTAATCCTTATACTTTACCAGGTATTCCTGTTGAAGTTTATTTCCAACACCGCGCATTTGCATCATCACTTCACCGGTATTAAAATCGAATTTCAACAAGCCATAACTTAAATCGCTTACTACCTCGCCTATTCTATATTGATTGGGTTCGCCGCTAAAATTTGAATAGGAATGTGTCATCCCGCTGGAAGTGAAATCTACAAGCGGATAATCCAGTTCTTCAATATTCTTTTCTGAAAATTCTGAAATATGCCGGTCGCCACTAAGAAGAATTACATTTTTTGCTTTAGAAGTTTGTAAAAGCTTTTCCAGTTTCTCTACTTCTGATGGAAAATTACCCCAGGTTTCAAAACCGTGTTCTGCAGAAAGTATTTGAATTGAACTCAAGATCACATTGTAATCGGCAGTGCTATTCTTCAATTCGCTTTCCAACCACTCCCATTGCTTAGTTCCCAGGATGGTGCCGCTATAATCTGGTTCATAACGCTTTCCTTTTTCTTTGCTTTTTTGCAATTCAGACCTAAAATATCTCGTGTCTAAAACTATTACCTTTATGGTCTTCCCGGCTTCCCGGAAATTTTCAGCGTGGTAAACGCCTTCTCGTTCCCGGCGAGGGTCGTCTTCAGCAACATTAAAAAAATCCAGAAACAACTGCTGACTTTCCTCTTTATATTCCCAGTTTCTCCCGGCATCGTTCTTACCATAATCGTGATCGTCCCAGGTACCTAAAATTGGCGTGGTTTTTATTAATTTTTGATAATCGGGCTGTTTTTTCTGGATCTGGTAATCGGCTTCCAGTTCATCCATATCATCGGTATCAGCATAAATATTATCGCCACCCCAAAGAAATAGATCTGGTTTTTCCTGTAAAATAGCATTCCATAATGGCTGGGCTTCATCCTGGCGGTTACAACTTCCAAAAGCAATTACATAATCGTAATTCTCAGCAGATGTTTCAATTTCATTTTTCGTAGTCTCCGCATTGCTTCCGCAGGAAATAAAAAGAAAAAAGCTTATTAAGAGCGATAAAATTATCTTCATTTTTTGTTGATTTGTTGAGTACAAAAATACAGATTGGTTTTTTAAGCCAATATTAATAAATTGTATCTTTACTCGCTTCCCGATAAATGGGAATTAAAATAGTCTGAGCCGGGATTAGAAATGTTATGACTATTTAAAAAAATCTTAGGCTAAACCAGAGTAAATTAGATTAGAAATTTTTAGCATTTATGTAGAAAGTTTCTATTTTTTCAACATAATACCTTGTAGGATTGCTTCAGGGTATTTTATTTTACACTATGATAGAACAAGCAATTTTAGAGATTACCGCCGAACTTTCCCAGGCCAGAAATATAGTAATTGTTCCGCATAAAGGCCCCGATGGCGATGCCATAGGATCTTCTTTAGGACTTATGCATTTTTTAAAGAATAAAGGCCATAATGTAGATGTAATTGCTCCCAATGAATACCCAAGATTTCTGAAATGGTTACCCGGAAATGACCAGGTAATGATCTACGAAAAAGATAAAACCAAAGCCGATGAGCTTATAAATGATGCTGATATTGTCTTTGCTTTAGATTTTAACCATTTAAACCGCTCTGGCGATATGCAGGAAGTATTAACTGCATCGCAGGCTGTTTTTATAATGATAGACCACCATCGTGAACCATCTGACTTTGCTAATTATACCTATAGCGATGCCGAGATGAGTTCTACCTGCGAGATGGTTTATCACTTTATAGATAAACTACGCGCCGTTGAAAAAATCACACCAGAGATTGCAACCTGTCTTTATTCAGGAATTATGACCGATACCGGTTCGTTTAGGTTTAGCGCTACTAGCGCCGAAACACACCGGGTTATTGCACAACTAATAGATAAAGGTGCAGTAAACCACGAAATACACAATAATATATTTGATACATTTAATGAAAATAGGCTACAGCTTTTAGGAACAGCCTTGCAGAACCTACGTGTATTACCTGAATATAAAACCGCTTACATTACTTTATCACAGGAAGAACTGGATAAACATAATTTTCAAAAAGGAGATACAGAAGGTTTTGTGAATTATGGTCTTGCCATAGAAGATGTTATTTTCGCACTAATCTTTATTGAAAACAAACAGGAAGGAATCATTAAAATATCCTTTAGATCTAAGGGTGACTTTAATGTGAATGAATTTGCAAGAGCACATTTTGAAGGTGGCGGGCATAATAATGCTGCAGGTGGAAAAAGTGAACTTTCTATTGAAGATACCGTGGCTAAATTAAACAGCATCCTTCCAGACTATAAAGAACTAAAAGGATGAAAAAAGCTTTAGTCCTTATAGCCATATTAGCATTAGCGGCCTGCAAATCTCCAGAGGCCAGGTATCCTGTCACTCAAAAATCAGGTTCGCATATCAGTGAATCTATAGTTAAAAACCAGGAACTCCTGGAAAAGGAAATAGCACAAATTGAAGCCGTAATCAACAAAGATTCAACCAGCGAATACCAATCTTCGCAAGACGGTTTCTGGTATACTTACAACCAAAAAAGTAAAGATTCTGCTAACCTGGTTAAACCTGAATTTGGAGATGTTGTAGAGTTCGATTATAGTATCAAAACTTTAGATGGCCAGGTAATTTATGCCGAAGGCGAAAAAGCAACCAGAACCTATGCAATAGACCAGGAAAAGCTATTTAGCGGCTTAAGACAGGGGCTTAAACTAATGAAGGAAGGAGAAACGGTCACTTTTTTATTCCCGTCTTATAAAGCTTATGGTTATTATGGCGATAAAAATAAAATAGGCACCAACTGGCCATTAAAAACAAAAGTCACCTTAATTAAGATCATAGAAAAGGAAAAAATCCAAAATCAACAATAAGTTAAACCCAGGGCCATAAAGGGCCTTTTAATTTTTATACTAAATGAGAACCAGTAAATTTTTATTACTTTTTACCGTGGTATTTACCATGTTTGCGTGTAACGACGAATATCCAGATCTAGAAGATGGGATGTACGCCGAATTTAAAACCAATTACGGAACTTTTGTAGCCGAACTCTATTATGAGGCTACACCTATTACCGTATCCAGCTTTGTTTCTCTTGCAGAGGGCACAAACAAAATGGTAGATAGTACACACAAAGGAAAAAATTATTACAACGGACTTACTTTTCACAGAATTATAGATGGATTTGTAATTCAGGGTGGTGATCCTACCGGAACCGGTAGTGGTGGCCCGGGTTACAAGTTTCCAGATGAGATTGTAGACAGCTTAAGTCATGATTCTAAAGGTATTCTTTCTATGGCCAATGCCGGCCCCGGAACAAACGGAAGCCAGTTTTTTGTAACCCTTGCTCCTACCCAAAATCTTGATGGCAGACATACCGTTTTTGGTAAAGTAATTAAAGGCCAGGATGTTGTTGACGCTATTGGAAAAGTAGAAACCGCAGAGCGTGATAAGCCTGTAAAAACGGTTACTATGGAAGAAGTAAACATCGTTAGAAAGGGCAAATCGGCTAAGAATTTTGATGCTCCTAAGGTTTTTGAGGAAGAATTGCAGGCTATAAAAGACCAGGAAGAAGCAGAAGCTAAAAAACGCGAGGAAGCAAAAAATGAAAACGCTGAATATTTTAGCAGCAAAAAAGAAGAAGCTGAAAGCTTAGAAAGTGGTCTAAAAATCTACTTTGAAGAAAAAGGAGATGGTGAAACCCCAGAAACCGGACAGATGGTAGAAGTTTGGTACGAAGGCTATTTTGAAGATGGTGATATTTTTGACACCAACAAAAAAGAGCTTGCAGAGGAAATGGGACTTTTTAATCCAACTCGTGAAGCCCAGGGTGGTTATGCCAATCCAATGGTTGTACCTTATGGTCCTGATGCTCCAATGATTCCTGGTTTTAAAGAAGGTATTCAACAAATGAGTGTTGGAGATACTGCCTTACTTTTTGTACCAAGCCATTTAGGATATGGTGAGCGTGGTGCCGGTGGTGGTGTGATTCCTCCAAATACAAACCTTGTATTTAGGGTTGAATTAGCAGGGATTAAAAAATAATTTCCCTGAATAAAATAAAAAAGGCTGTTTGA includes:
- a CDS encoding nucleoside-diphosphate kinase, coding for MAGKRTFTMIKPDAVEAGNVGAILEQITTSGFRIVALKMTQMTTADAEEFYAVHKERPFFGELVEFMTRGPIVSAVLEKENAVEDFRALIGATNPEDAAEGTIRKKYAKSVGENAVHGSDSDENAQIEAAFHFSGREMF
- a CDS encoding alkaline phosphatase D family protein, producing the protein MKIILSLLISFFLFISCGSNAETTKNEIETSAENYDYVIAFGSCNRQDEAQPLWNAILQEKPDLFLWGGDNIYADTDDMDELEADYQIQKKQPDYQKLIKTTPILGTWDDHDYGKNDAGRNWEYKEESQQLFLDFFNVAEDDPRREREGVYHAENFREAGKTIKVIVLDTRYFRSELQKSKEKGKRYEPDYSGTILGTKQWEWLESELKNSTADYNVILSSIQILSAEHGFETWGNFPSEVEKLEKLLQTSKAKNVILLSGDRHISEFSEKNIEELDYPLVDFTSSGMTHSYSNFSGEPNQYRIGEVVSDLSYGLLKFDFNTGEVMMQMRGVGNKLQQEYLVKYKD
- a CDS encoding DHH family phosphoesterase, which produces MIEQAILEITAELSQARNIVIVPHKGPDGDAIGSSLGLMHFLKNKGHNVDVIAPNEYPRFLKWLPGNDQVMIYEKDKTKADELINDADIVFALDFNHLNRSGDMQEVLTASQAVFIMIDHHREPSDFANYTYSDAEMSSTCEMVYHFIDKLRAVEKITPEIATCLYSGIMTDTGSFRFSATSAETHRVIAQLIDKGAVNHEIHNNIFDTFNENRLQLLGTALQNLRVLPEYKTAYITLSQEELDKHNFQKGDTEGFVNYGLAIEDVIFALIFIENKQEGIIKISFRSKGDFNVNEFARAHFEGGGHNNAAGGKSELSIEDTVAKLNSILPDYKELKG
- the gldI gene encoding gliding motility-associated peptidyl-prolyl isomerase GldI, translated to MKKALVLIAILALAACKSPEARYPVTQKSGSHISESIVKNQELLEKEIAQIEAVINKDSTSEYQSSQDGFWYTYNQKSKDSANLVKPEFGDVVEFDYSIKTLDGQVIYAEGEKATRTYAIDQEKLFSGLRQGLKLMKEGETVTFLFPSYKAYGYYGDKNKIGTNWPLKTKVTLIKIIEKEKIQNQQ
- a CDS encoding peptidylprolyl isomerase yields the protein MRTSKFLLLFTVVFTMFACNDEYPDLEDGMYAEFKTNYGTFVAELYYEATPITVSSFVSLAEGTNKMVDSTHKGKNYYNGLTFHRIIDGFVIQGGDPTGTGSGGPGYKFPDEIVDSLSHDSKGILSMANAGPGTNGSQFFVTLAPTQNLDGRHTVFGKVIKGQDVVDAIGKVETAERDKPVKTVTMEEVNIVRKGKSAKNFDAPKVFEEELQAIKDQEEAEAKKREEAKNENAEYFSSKKEEAESLESGLKIYFEEKGDGETPETGQMVEVWYEGYFEDGDIFDTNKKELAEEMGLFNPTREAQGGYANPMVVPYGPDAPMIPGFKEGIQQMSVGDTALLFVPSHLGYGERGAGGGVIPPNTNLVFRVELAGIKK